The nucleotide sequence AGGGCCCCACGATACCAGACATGATACTAGCCGCGGACTGCCTGTCCTACGACCTATGCTTCTTCATGGCCCTCCTCGCCATCTACTTTAAGTCCCCCTTCTTAATAGTCGGGTCCCTGAGCCTAGCCCTGTGGGCCTACGCCCTAGACCTCTACGCAGCTAAGTGGATGGAGGGGAGGGAGCTGGGGGAGTAGGCTTGGAGGAGCTTACTTCAGCCCTAGGCCAGGCCTTCTTAATCTTAGGCATAGCCCTGGCGTTCGTGGGCGCGTTCTGCGACTTAGTAGGCTCAATAGGCTTACTGCGCTTCCCCAGCTTCTTCGTCAGGCTTCACGCAGCCACCGTGGGCATCATAGGCGGGGCCGCCTACCCCTTAGTCGGAGTGGCC is from Candidatus Nezhaarchaeota archaeon and encodes:
- a CDS encoding monovalent cation/H+ antiporter complex subunit F; its protein translation is MSLEELVNTFILIVLPLFIASASLYVVRLIKGPTIPDMILAADCLSYDLCFFMALLAIYFKSPFLIVGSLSLALWAYALDLYAAKWMEGRELGE